A genome region from Erythrolamprus reginae isolate rEryReg1 chromosome 4, rEryReg1.hap1, whole genome shotgun sequence includes the following:
- the KCTD14 gene encoding BTB/POZ domain-containing protein KCTD14 gives MSNSPEPKILAKQSPANLLTCQIVELNVGGEIFTTTLSTLKKYPGCKLAEMFGQAKPRTDSVGRFFIDRPGTYFKYILEYLRSDQVPLQHVEEIYKEATYYDIKPLIKQLEESPQVFGELVARKQFLARVPNYSENIELMIRIARAEAVASRQSSVMLCLMKTLEDVARCSDALSSMDTFKKSVVQFGPWKAAPNIVDLLDCIKMDIEAKGYKTSFQIYVPEKGFRFKANDFFYKFLFHWW, from the exons ATGAGTAATTCTCCCGAGCCGAAGATTCTTGCAAAGCAAAGTCCGGCTAACTTGTTGACG TGTCAAATCGTTGAGTTAAATGTTGGCGGGGAGATCTTCACAACCACCTTGAGTACTCTGAAGAAGTATCCAGGGTGCAAATTGGCTGAGATGTTTGGTCAGGCTAAACCCCGGACAGATTCAGTGGGGCGATTCTTCATAGACCGTCCCGGGACTTATTTTAAATACATCCTTGAGTACCTGCGTAGTGATCAGGTCCCCTTGCAACACGTTGAGGAGATTTACAAAGAAGCCACCTACTATGACATCAAGCCACTGATCAAACAATTGGAAGAGTCTCCTCAGGTCTTTGGTGAGCTGGTGGCCAGGAAGCAGTTCCTTGCTCGAGTGCCCAACTATTCTGAAAACATTGAGCTGATGATCCGAATTGCCCGGGCAGAAGCTGTGGCCTCCCGCCAATCCAGCGTCATGCTCTGCTTGATGAAGACTTTGGAAGACGTGGCGAGGTGTAGCGATGCTCTCAGCAGCATGGATACCTTCAAGAAATCTGTGGTCCAGTTTGGCCCATGGAAAGCTGCCCCAAACATCGTAGATCTCCTGGACTGCATCAAGATGGACATAGAAGCCAAAGGTTACAAGACTTCCTTCCAAATCTACGTTCCAGAAAAAGGCTTTCGCTTCAAAGCCAATGACTTCTTCTACAAGTTTTTGTTTCACTGGTGGTAG
- the LOC139167196 gene encoding thyroid hormone-inducible hepatic protein-like yields MPADFQLPEILCPSAMEKYVSAIQKMEQTVMFPSLLREVSLEDDFGADKDLFEHFMLLKSGKGMLESSRALSTREETLPVVPEAKEKIDKESLEDNFYYHLSSLYRILHHLTQRAQAVTAKYNEIMERMNRS; encoded by the coding sequence ATGCCTgctgacttccaactcccagaaattcTCTGTCCTTCAGCCATGGAGAAGTACGTCTCGGCTATCCAGAAGATGGAACAGACGGTGATGTTCCCCAGCCTCCTCCGCGAGGTCTCCTTAGAAGACGACTTCGGGGCCGACAAAGACTTGTTTGAGCATTTTATGCTGCTGAAATCCGGCAAGGGAATGTTGGAAAGCAGTAGGGCCTTGTCTACGAGGGAAGAAACGCTACCTGTGGTTCCAGAGGCGAAGGAGAAGATCGATAAGGAGAGCCTGGAAGACAACTTTTACTACCACTTGTCCAGTCTGTACCGTATCCTCCATCACTTGACCCAACGAGCCCAAGCAGTCACTGCCAAATACAACGAAATTATGGAACGGATGAACCGCAGCTAA